Genomic segment of candidate division WOR-3 bacterium:
CGCCGCAGGTAGACCAGGGTGTTCTCCTGTTGCCTGCGCTCGACCTTGACGAGTTGCTGGCGCTACGGGTATCATATGAAACGCGCAAGCGTCAGGCAGGGGGTCACGATGTGCCTTGGCCGGCCCTGCAGGTTGCCATAACTGTATTGACATCTAGGCTAGCTCTGAATAAGCTGACTGTGGAATCTTGCAGATGGCGGAGAAAACGGCCTACGTCAACAGCCTGGCCTACCTTCTTGAGCAGCATGGCTTTATTCCCGAGCCCCAAGTAAACTGGATGTTCACGCACGTGCTGCGCGACCTTGATCTGCACCATAGTCAGGGCGAACTCCACCTCGACATCAAACCTGCTAACATTGTCCGTGGACCCGGCGGCACCTTCAAGCTTACGCGGTATGGTGAATCCAGACTCGGTACACCACGCTACATTGCTCCGGAGCGGGCCATGCACCGTACGCCAGATGTCCGTTCTGACCTGTATTCCGTAGGCGCAGTCCTCTTTGAGGCAGCTACTGGCAGACCACCGTTTGTGTCCGAACTGAACTATGAACTGCTCCAAGCCCACATCAACCAGCCGCCGCCAATGCCGCAATCAATCCGGTCTGAAGTGTCGTCCGAACTTCAGCGCATCATTCTCACTGCGCTATCAAAGGACCCGAACGATCGGTTTCAGTCAGCACGAGAGTTCGGCGAGGCCCTTGCCCGTCTTGCCAAGCTTCAGACCGAGACTGGGATCAGGAGTCAACCGGTCGCAGCTGCCCATGAATCAGCCCGAGCTGATGCCCCTCCTGCCGATCCCGTTCCCCGCCAACTTGAGGCACGGATCGTATCCCGAAGCGGGATACTGGTGTTGGCTGGGGTTATGGTTGTCGCCATTGTAACCGGGGCCGCGCTCGCACTCAGACCACGTCCGCGAAAAATGCCTGACTTAGTCGGCCTGTCACAGACCGGGGCCGAGGAACTGACCGCCAAGGCAGGATTAGTTCTTGCGGTTGCAGGAGAAAGAGATGACACGGCGCGTGCCGGTCTCATTGTGGCCCAGTCTCCCCGGCCTGGAACCAGGCTCAACCTACACGACTCAGTCTGGGTATGGTTGAGTACCGGTGCCGTCGTCATTCCCGAAGTAGCGGGCATGATGCCGGACCAGGCGCGCACCGCACTCGAACGGCTGGGTCTGTCGGTCGCCAGAATTGACTCAGTTTACAGCGACGTCCAGTCAGCAAATCGGGCACTCAGAACGGATCCCGGACCCAGCGCAAGAGTCAAACCAGGGACTGCCGTCCTCTTACTCGTATCCCGGGGTCGCGCCACCTGCCCGGAGTGCGGGCTGCGGCGAGAGCAGCATGCCAGATTCTGCACCCGGTGCGGTTACCGCTTCGAATAGGAGGCGACACGCTGTACTCAGAACACCGTCCAGACACGTCGCGAGTCCT
This window contains:
- a CDS encoding PASTA domain-containing protein, which produces MAEKTAYVNSLAYLLEQHGFIPEPQVNWMFTHVLRDLDLHHSQGELHLDIKPANIVRGPGGTFKLTRYGESRLGTPRYIAPERAMHRTPDVRSDLYSVGAVLFEAATGRPPFVSELNYELLQAHINQPPPMPQSIRSEVSSELQRIILTALSKDPNDRFQSAREFGEALARLAKLQTETGIRSQPVAAAHESARADAPPADPVPRQLEARIVSRSGILVLAGVMVVAIVTGAALALRPRPRKMPDLVGLSQTGAEELTAKAGLVLAVAGERDDTARAGLIVAQSPRPGTRLNLHDSVWVWLSTGAVVIPEVAGMMPDQARTALERLGLSVARIDSVYSDVQSANRALRTDPGPSARVKPGTAVLLLVSRGRATCPECGLRREQHARFCTRCGYRFE